The Amycolatopsis sp. DG1A-15b genome window below encodes:
- a CDS encoding NAD(P)H-dependent oxidoreductase has protein sequence MTAPVVVLLAHPRPGSFNHALAARVAAALERAGVPVRFHDLYAEGFDPVLTAEEAYTSGTRAEEFLAAEPDPLVRRHREEVGTAGGLVAIHPNWWGKPPAILSGWLDRILVPGVAYRLDDAGGAPESLLSLRRLLVVNTSDTPEERERTLFGDPLDAIWRRCLAPYLGEPEVRRMVLRVVADTDAAQRAAWLDDVEAEVQRLFG, from the coding sequence ATGACCGCACCGGTGGTGGTGCTGCTCGCCCACCCGCGTCCGGGCAGCTTCAACCACGCGCTCGCCGCGCGGGTGGCCGCCGCGCTGGAGCGGGCCGGGGTGCCGGTGCGGTTCCACGACCTGTACGCCGAAGGCTTCGACCCGGTCCTGACCGCGGAAGAGGCCTACACCAGCGGGACCCGGGCGGAGGAGTTCCTCGCCGCCGAACCGGACCCGCTGGTGCGGCGGCACCGGGAAGAAGTGGGTACCGCGGGCGGCCTCGTCGCGATTCACCCGAACTGGTGGGGCAAGCCGCCGGCGATCCTCAGCGGCTGGCTCGACCGGATCCTCGTCCCCGGCGTGGCCTACCGGCTCGACGACGCCGGCGGCGCCCCCGAGTCACTGCTGTCCCTGCGGCGGCTGCTGGTGGTCAACACGTCGGACACCCCGGAGGAGCGGGAGCGGACGCTGTTCGGCGACCCCCTGGACGCGATCTGGCGGCGCTGCCTCGCGCCGTACCTCGGCGAGCCCGAGGTGCGGCGGATGGTGCTGCGGGTGGTGGCCGACACCGACGCGGCTCAGCGGGCCGCGTGGCTCGACGACGTCGAAGCGGAGGTGCAGCGGCTCTTCGGTTAG
- a CDS encoding TauD/TfdA family dioxygenase produces the protein MTAVTSGTSPAQLQGNEHTRIAVFPAADFAAVEAHLPRLQDHLRDHGAILLRGLPADLDLFNTVTEAIGGALLTYTERSTPRSAVAGNIYTSTEYPPAESIPMHNENSYSASWPARLFFLCDTAAETGGATPIADSRAMFRLLPEDLRERFAGGVTYTRAFREGLGLTWQEAFQTEDRAAVEDYCASHGQTHQWTEEGLRTRHVRPSFVEEPHTGDTVWFNQANLFHVSSLGEEVSEALLELYPEEDLPRNAYFADGSPIPVADIEKIREVYDEVSYAFPWQAGDIMVINNVLMAHGREPFTGKRRILVAMTG, from the coding sequence ATGACCGCTGTGACATCCGGGACTTCGCCGGCGCAGCTGCAGGGCAACGAGCACACCCGGATCGCCGTCTTCCCGGCCGCGGACTTCGCGGCCGTGGAGGCGCACCTGCCGCGGCTGCAGGACCACCTGCGCGACCACGGCGCGATCCTGCTGCGCGGGCTGCCCGCCGACCTCGACCTGTTCAACACCGTCACCGAGGCGATCGGCGGGGCGCTGCTCACCTACACCGAACGGTCGACGCCGCGCTCGGCGGTGGCGGGCAACATCTACACCTCGACCGAGTACCCGCCCGCCGAGTCGATCCCGATGCACAACGAGAACTCCTACTCGGCGAGCTGGCCGGCGCGGCTGTTCTTCCTGTGCGACACCGCCGCGGAAACCGGTGGGGCGACACCGATCGCGGACAGCCGGGCGATGTTCCGGCTGTTGCCCGAAGACCTGCGGGAGCGGTTCGCGGGCGGCGTCACCTACACCCGCGCGTTCCGCGAAGGGCTCGGGCTGACCTGGCAGGAGGCGTTCCAGACCGAGGACCGCGCGGCCGTCGAGGACTACTGCGCGAGCCACGGCCAGACGCATCAATGGACCGAGGAAGGGCTGCGCACGCGGCACGTCCGGCCGTCCTTCGTGGAAGAGCCGCACACCGGGGACACCGTGTGGTTCAACCAGGCCAACCTCTTCCACGTCTCCAGCCTCGGCGAAGAGGTCAGCGAGGCGCTGCTGGAGCTGTACCCGGAGGAGGATCTGCCGCGCAACGCCTACTTCGCCGACGGCAGCCCGATCCCGGTCGCGGACATCGAAAAGATCCGCGAGGTCTACGACGAAGTCAGTTACGCGTTCCCGTGGCAGGCTGGTGACATCATGGTGATCAACAACGTGCTGATGGCCCACGGCCGCGAGCCGTTCACCGGCAAGCGGCGCATCCTGGTGGCGATGACGGGATGA
- a CDS encoding ATP-grasp domain-containing protein: MKTAFIVRETRGHWIGDFAAAVRASGWRAELVTEPLDDAERAALGPLVDGFVVVEDVRDVAAVAGALRDREPAAVLTAAEGIIASTAQVAELLGVARCPASVFTLAHNKFAVRERLAEAGLPGPRCALFADPAGAATIAERVGLPAIVKPVNGAASTLVRTVSTVDELVAAYEVLAARLPENADARYHRLLPGGIDPLRVFLVEGRLDGPEYAVDVLVRAGAAETVTVVGKPLIDERKFELGMVCPPFGLSARGAEAIRSAASAAVLALGLDQTVAHVEVIDDAELGPVVVEVNAGRPAGGAQPALLKLATGIDVTAEAVSLALGTPPPARGTGLPVPVGYLVVYAEGTGRLVRVEGTGEVADLAEVLDVVTIVSPGQVLTDDQEIYAVNVLVAGFADADDLAALHAEATKLVRFELEEA, from the coding sequence GTGAAGACCGCGTTCATCGTGCGGGAGACGCGCGGGCACTGGATCGGGGACTTCGCGGCCGCCGTCCGGGCGTCCGGGTGGCGGGCCGAACTCGTCACCGAGCCCCTGGACGACGCCGAGCGGGCCGCGCTGGGCCCGCTCGTGGACGGGTTCGTCGTCGTCGAGGACGTCCGGGACGTCGCCGCCGTCGCCGGCGCGCTCCGGGACCGGGAACCCGCCGCGGTGCTGACCGCGGCGGAGGGGATCATCGCGAGCACCGCCCAGGTGGCCGAGCTGCTCGGGGTCGCGCGGTGCCCGGCGTCGGTGTTCACCTTGGCGCACAACAAGTTCGCCGTCCGGGAGCGGCTCGCCGAAGCGGGGCTGCCGGGCCCGCGTTGCGCATTGTTCGCCGACCCGGCCGGGGCCGCGACGATCGCGGAGCGGGTCGGGCTCCCGGCGATCGTCAAGCCGGTGAACGGTGCCGCCAGCACCCTGGTCCGCACGGTGTCCACTGTGGACGAACTGGTGGCCGCCTATGAGGTGCTGGCCGCCCGGCTGCCGGAGAACGCGGACGCGCGCTACCACCGCCTGCTGCCCGGAGGCATCGATCCGCTGCGCGTGTTCCTCGTCGAGGGCCGGCTCGACGGACCGGAGTACGCGGTGGACGTGCTGGTCCGCGCCGGGGCGGCGGAGACCGTCACGGTGGTCGGCAAACCGCTGATCGACGAGCGCAAGTTCGAGCTCGGTATGGTCTGCCCGCCGTTCGGGCTGTCCGCACGGGGCGCGGAGGCGATCCGCTCGGCCGCGTCCGCCGCGGTGCTCGCCCTCGGGCTCGACCAGACGGTCGCGCACGTCGAGGTGATCGACGACGCGGAGCTCGGGCCGGTGGTCGTCGAGGTCAACGCCGGCCGTCCGGCCGGGGGAGCGCAGCCCGCACTGCTGAAGCTCGCCACCGGCATCGACGTCACCGCCGAAGCCGTCTCCCTCGCCCTCGGTACGCCACCGCCCGCGCGGGGCACCGGGCTGCCGGTGCCGGTCGGGTACCTGGTCGTCTACGCCGAAGGGACCGGGCGGCTGGTGCGCGTCGAAGGCACCGGCGAGGTCGCGGACCTGGCGGAGGTCCTCGACGTCGTCACCATCGTTTCGCCCGGCCAAGTGCTCACCGACGACCAGGAGATCTACGCCGTCAACGTCCTCGTCGCCGGCTTCGCCGACGCGGACGACCTGGCCGCGCTGCACGCCGAGGCCACCAAGCTCGTCCGATTCGAACTGGAGGAAGCATGA
- a CDS encoding ATP-grasp domain-containing protein, with protein sequence MSTVVLIREARGHWVGEVAAAVHAAGHRAVLLAPPVDDAERASLAALVDEVVAVDDVYDAEAVAAKIRSAFGAPAAVLTGSDGAIASTARVAELLGVARCPASVFAVCADKFAVRAALAAAGLPGPEAALISSASEAASVAERVGLPAIVKPVNGAGSNLVRMVSTVDELAAACELLAARLPESADPRYHRPLGTLDPSATFLAESFLNGPEYAVDVLIRDGVAEPIEILDKPLIDERKFELALSCPPAGLSAERAALVTAAASDAVRALGLDNTVAHVEVIDDERRGPTIVEVNAGRPAGSIMPLLAKLRTGIDVFAELTALALGAPPPAREPAKLPIPLAMLILYASGSGTLRSIGGLDEVAALPEVVDVVTTVSPGQVLTDEQETYAVNLVVAGFADHDDLAALHAEASKLIRLEVS encoded by the coding sequence GTGAGCACCGTGGTGCTGATCAGGGAGGCCCGCGGGCACTGGGTCGGCGAGGTCGCCGCGGCGGTGCACGCGGCCGGGCACCGCGCGGTGCTGCTGGCGCCGCCGGTCGACGACGCCGAGCGCGCGTCGCTCGCCGCGCTGGTGGACGAAGTGGTCGCGGTCGACGACGTCTACGACGCCGAAGCCGTCGCCGCGAAGATCCGGTCGGCTTTCGGAGCGCCCGCGGCCGTGCTGACCGGTTCGGACGGGGCCATCGCGAGCACCGCCCGGGTCGCCGAGCTGCTCGGGGTCGCGCGGTGCCCGGCGTCGGTGTTCGCGGTGTGCGCGGACAAGTTCGCCGTCCGGGCCGCCCTCGCCGCGGCCGGGCTGCCCGGGCCCGAGGCCGCGCTGATCTCGTCGGCTTCCGAAGCGGCTTCGGTGGCGGAGCGGGTCGGGCTCCCGGCGATCGTCAAGCCGGTGAACGGTGCCGGCAGCAACCTGGTGCGCATGGTGTCCACTGTGGACGAGCTGGCGGCCGCCTGCGAGCTGCTGGCGGCTCGCCTGCCCGAGTCGGCCGACCCGCGCTACCACCGGCCGCTGGGGACGCTGGACCCGTCGGCGACCTTCCTGGCCGAGAGCTTCCTGAACGGCCCGGAGTACGCGGTGGACGTGCTGATCCGCGACGGCGTCGCCGAGCCGATCGAGATCCTCGACAAGCCGCTGATCGACGAGCGCAAGTTCGAGCTGGCCCTGTCCTGCCCGCCGGCCGGCCTCTCCGCCGAGCGGGCGGCACTGGTCACGGCGGCGGCGTCCGACGCGGTGCGCGCGCTGGGCCTGGACAACACGGTCGCGCACGTCGAGGTGATCGACGACGAGCGGCGCGGCCCGACGATCGTCGAGGTCAACGCGGGCCGCCCGGCGGGCTCGATCATGCCGCTGCTGGCCAAGCTGCGCACCGGCATCGACGTGTTCGCCGAGCTGACCGCGCTCGCCCTGGGCGCGCCGCCGCCCGCGCGGGAACCGGCGAAACTGCCGATTCCCCTGGCGATGCTGATCCTCTACGCGTCCGGCTCCGGCACCTTGCGGAGCATCGGCGGTCTCGACGAGGTCGCCGCGCTGCCGGAGGTCGTCGACGTCGTCACGACGGTTTCGCCCGGCCAGGTGCTCACCGACGAGCAGGAGACGTACGCGGTCAACCTCGTCGTCGCCGGGTTCGCCGATCACGACGATCTCGCGGCTTTGCACGCCGAAGCGAGCAAGCTGATCCGGCTGGAGGTTTCGTGA
- a CDS encoding non-ribosomal peptide synthetase — MTTIDETGRAAARRALLEQRLRRRVEPASTITARPDGDPVPLSYQQERVWFMEQFAPGTTSYHIPVPIRLTGRLDTAVLQAALDALPARHEALRMRFPAGDDGQPSVHVGAVTAVPLSIVDAGSEEAARAAVDAAAAEPFDLATGPLLRATLARISDDEHLLAVCTHHIVGDGWSVDLLLRDLAAHYHGTAAALPALPIGYGDFAHWQRRTLTGAELDRQLDHWRAALDGVEPLELPTDHPRPATQTFDGAIHEFFVEKDLARALGALSREHGVTLFMTLLAAYQVLLARYSGQEDFAVGSSSAGRGLPELEGVVGMFINMLPLRAQLAGDPTFAELLARTRRHVLDAFEHADVPFERLVNALGVPRDVSRSPVFQAMFVLQNYEMGRMGAAGKSAVDFRWLPMDLPATRFDFEFHAIEVESGLIGKFVHNTALFGAETVAGMAGRLVTLLRSIVADATRPVSELDLLGDQRDLVLDRWNDTAGEIPPGTLHSLVETQAARTPDAPAVTFRGQSLSYRELDERANRLAHRLRELGVGPGTPAGVFAQRSFELVVALLGVLKAGGAYVPLDPEYPADRLAFMLEDAAAPVVLTQAALRETLPPGDATVVVLDELTGPGVPVEPLASADDPAYVIYTSGSTGRPKGVPNGHRGIVNRLDWMQREYGLDGSDAVLQKTPASFDVSVWEFFWPLITGARLVLAEPGGHKDAAYLRELLVSEGITTAHFVPSMLSLFLAEPGIESVTALRRVVCSGEELPLDTAREFVRRLPHCELHNLYGPTEAAIDVTAWHCTPEALARVASVPIGAPIRNLRIYLLDRRGNPCPVGVPGELHIAGAGLALGYHNRPELTAERFVADPFHGGRMYRTGDLAHWRPDGTIAFLGRLDHQVKLRGLRIELGEIEARLREQPGVTDAVVLVREDTPGDKRLVGYVVGAADAGALRTALKETLPDYMVPPSFVTLDALPLTPNGKLDRKALPAPVAARDATTALVEPSGPLEVLLAEIWRDVLKVDELGVGDDFFDLGGHSMLATQVVARIAKAGHQAGVMDLFQHRTICELAVFLAGDRDDSGHLLYELTKPVAKPTLTYVCFPYGGGSAIVYQPLADALPSGYSLFSVAIPGHDVGLSEEAVPFDELVERLADEVLERIDGPLAIYGHCGVGNALAVGVARRLEERGRELEVVHIGAIFPFARIKGAVGTLRTRLEKLRSNRYYANWLKGMGVDTDDLDPAQADRIISNMRADSRAAEEYFSGLLDARVAKLRAPIVSVVGSEDPVTDYYAERYREWEFLTDHTALVVLDQAGHFFLRYRAEELAEILTRVYPALDEPGDLHVSARGEDAGWAVHDTHRATVDEKPAVPPSMARFVTVTVGQLVSSTGSALTSFAVPIWLYTKTGSVTDLGLLWALALLCGVLVLPVAGALVDRGDRRKIMIAASAIAGVIQLALALLLTAGNLQLWFLYVLIPLGSVAGSIQRIAYQSSVAQLVPKQYLGHAMGLAQLSNGFAQLLMPVIAAGLLAAIQLSGILVLDMASYLFAVVSLLFVRFPDLLGWRPREPLLTAIAGGLKYSWNHRGFRTMLLYFALANVFLAPALVLVSPLVLSFGTVTDVAQVALAEAVGAVAGGIGMALWGGPRKRRMVGVLFGNVGIALGSLVMGLRPSLVVVAAGVFLLAAAMAVSQGIYATLVQVKVPQRYHGRVFAINQTITWSTLPIGFAVLAPLAVGWFSPLLAPGGALSGSAGAVLGTGEGRGVGLAYVVYALILLLINAGGFSVRLLRRFDTEVPDSLPDDLVGAQERERKLAGKEAT; from the coding sequence GTGACGACGATCGACGAAACCGGCCGCGCGGCCGCCCGCCGCGCGTTGCTGGAACAGCGGCTGCGGCGGCGCGTGGAACCGGCCTCGACCATCACCGCGCGACCGGACGGCGACCCCGTCCCGCTGTCCTACCAGCAAGAACGCGTCTGGTTCATGGAGCAGTTCGCGCCGGGCACCACGTCGTACCACATCCCGGTGCCGATCCGGCTCACCGGCCGCCTCGACACCGCAGTGCTGCAGGCGGCGCTCGACGCCCTCCCGGCCCGGCACGAGGCGCTGCGGATGCGGTTCCCGGCCGGGGACGACGGGCAGCCGTCCGTCCACGTCGGAGCGGTCACCGCCGTGCCCTTGTCCATTGTGGACGCAGGCAGCGAGGAAGCGGCCCGGGCGGCGGTCGACGCCGCCGCGGCCGAGCCGTTCGACCTGGCCACCGGGCCGCTCCTGCGGGCCACCCTGGCGCGCATCTCCGACGACGAGCACCTCCTGGCCGTGTGCACGCACCACATCGTCGGCGACGGCTGGTCGGTCGACCTGCTCCTGCGCGACCTCGCGGCGCACTACCACGGCACGGCGGCCGCCCTGCCCGCCCTGCCGATCGGGTACGGCGACTTCGCGCACTGGCAGCGCCGGACGCTGACCGGGGCCGAACTCGACCGGCAGCTCGACCACTGGCGGGCCGCGCTCGACGGCGTCGAACCCCTGGAGCTGCCGACGGATCACCCGCGGCCGGCGACCCAGACGTTCGACGGCGCGATCCACGAGTTCTTCGTCGAGAAGGACCTCGCCCGTGCTCTCGGCGCGCTGAGCCGCGAACACGGCGTCACGCTGTTCATGACGCTGCTGGCCGCCTACCAGGTCCTCCTGGCGCGGTACTCGGGGCAGGAGGACTTCGCCGTCGGGTCGTCGTCGGCCGGGCGCGGGCTGCCCGAGCTCGAAGGCGTCGTCGGCATGTTCATCAACATGCTGCCGCTGCGCGCCCAGCTGGCCGGCGACCCCACCTTCGCCGAGCTCCTGGCCCGGACCCGCCGGCACGTGCTCGACGCGTTCGAGCACGCCGACGTCCCGTTCGAACGGCTGGTCAACGCCCTCGGCGTGCCGCGGGACGTCAGCCGATCGCCGGTGTTCCAGGCGATGTTCGTGCTGCAGAACTACGAGATGGGCCGGATGGGCGCGGCAGGCAAGTCCGCGGTCGACTTCCGCTGGCTGCCGATGGACCTGCCCGCCACCCGGTTCGACTTCGAGTTCCACGCGATCGAAGTCGAATCCGGGCTGATCGGCAAGTTCGTGCACAACACCGCCCTGTTCGGCGCGGAGACCGTCGCGGGCATGGCCGGGCGCCTGGTCACGCTGCTGCGGTCGATCGTCGCCGACGCCACGCGGCCGGTGTCCGAACTGGACCTCCTGGGCGACCAGCGGGACCTGGTCCTCGACCGGTGGAACGACACCGCGGGCGAGATCCCGCCGGGCACACTGCACTCGCTCGTCGAGACCCAGGCCGCCCGCACCCCGGACGCACCCGCGGTCACCTTCCGCGGGCAGTCGCTGTCCTACCGGGAGCTGGACGAGCGGGCCAACCGGCTCGCCCACCGCCTGCGCGAACTCGGTGTCGGACCGGGCACCCCGGCCGGCGTCTTCGCGCAGCGGTCGTTCGAACTGGTCGTCGCGCTGCTCGGGGTGCTCAAGGCCGGAGGCGCGTACGTGCCGCTCGACCCGGAGTACCCGGCGGACCGGCTCGCCTTCATGCTCGAAGACGCGGCCGCGCCGGTCGTGCTGACCCAGGCCGCCCTGCGCGAGACCCTCCCGCCGGGGGACGCCACTGTCGTCGTCCTCGACGAGCTGACCGGGCCGGGTGTGCCCGTGGAACCCCTGGCGAGCGCGGACGATCCCGCGTACGTCATCTACACCTCCGGCTCCACCGGGCGGCCGAAGGGCGTGCCGAACGGTCACCGCGGCATCGTCAACCGCCTCGACTGGATGCAGCGCGAATACGGCCTCGACGGCTCGGACGCGGTGCTGCAGAAGACGCCGGCGAGCTTCGACGTCTCGGTGTGGGAGTTCTTCTGGCCGCTGATCACCGGCGCGCGGCTCGTGCTGGCCGAACCCGGCGGCCACAAGGACGCGGCGTACCTGCGGGAACTGCTCGTCAGCGAAGGGATCACGACCGCGCACTTCGTGCCCTCGATGCTGAGCTTGTTCCTCGCGGAGCCGGGCATCGAGTCGGTGACGGCGCTGCGGCGGGTCGTCTGCAGCGGTGAGGAACTGCCCCTGGACACCGCGCGCGAGTTCGTCCGGCGCTTGCCGCACTGCGAACTGCACAACCTCTACGGGCCGACCGAAGCCGCGATCGACGTCACCGCCTGGCACTGCACGCCCGAAGCACTGGCCCGGGTCGCGTCCGTGCCGATCGGGGCGCCGATCCGCAACCTGCGGATCTACCTCCTCGACCGGCGCGGCAACCCGTGCCCGGTGGGCGTGCCCGGCGAACTGCACATCGCCGGGGCCGGGCTGGCGCTGGGCTACCACAACCGGCCGGAACTGACGGCCGAGCGGTTCGTCGCGGATCCGTTCCACGGCGGCCGGATGTACCGCACCGGCGACCTCGCGCACTGGCGGCCCGACGGCACGATCGCGTTCCTCGGCCGGCTCGACCACCAGGTCAAGCTTCGGGGCCTGCGCATCGAGCTCGGCGAGATCGAGGCCCGCCTACGGGAGCAGCCCGGCGTGACCGACGCGGTCGTGCTCGTCCGCGAGGACACGCCGGGGGACAAGCGGCTGGTCGGGTACGTCGTCGGCGCCGCGGACGCGGGCGCGCTGCGGACCGCGTTGAAGGAGACGCTGCCGGACTACATGGTCCCGCCGTCGTTCGTCACCCTCGACGCACTGCCGCTGACGCCGAACGGGAAGCTCGACCGCAAGGCGCTACCCGCCCCGGTCGCGGCCCGCGACGCCACCACGGCCCTGGTCGAACCGTCCGGGCCCCTGGAGGTGCTGCTCGCCGAAATCTGGCGGGACGTGCTCAAGGTCGACGAACTCGGCGTCGGCGACGACTTCTTCGACCTCGGCGGGCATTCGATGCTCGCCACCCAGGTCGTCGCGCGGATCGCGAAAGCCGGGCACCAGGCCGGCGTGATGGACCTGTTCCAGCACCGCACGATTTGCGAGCTGGCGGTGTTCCTGGCCGGCGACCGCGACGACTCGGGCCACCTGCTGTACGAGCTGACCAAGCCGGTCGCGAAGCCGACGCTCACCTACGTCTGCTTCCCCTACGGCGGCGGCAGCGCGATCGTCTACCAGCCCCTCGCGGACGCGCTGCCCAGCGGGTATTCGCTGTTCTCGGTGGCGATCCCCGGCCACGACGTCGGGCTCTCCGAAGAAGCCGTGCCCTTCGACGAACTGGTCGAACGGCTGGCGGACGAGGTCCTCGAACGCATCGACGGCCCCCTGGCCATCTACGGCCACTGCGGCGTCGGCAACGCCCTGGCCGTCGGCGTCGCCCGGCGCCTGGAAGAGCGTGGCCGCGAACTGGAAGTCGTCCACATCGGCGCGATCTTCCCGTTCGCGCGGATCAAGGGTGCGGTCGGGACACTGCGCACGCGGCTGGAGAAGCTGCGCAGCAACCGGTACTACGCGAACTGGCTCAAAGGCATGGGCGTCGACACCGACGACCTCGACCCGGCCCAGGCCGACCGGATCATCAGCAACATGCGCGCCGACAGCCGCGCCGCCGAGGAGTACTTCAGCGGCCTGCTCGACGCCCGCGTCGCCAAGCTGCGCGCGCCGATCGTCTCGGTCGTCGGCTCGGAGGACCCGGTCACCGACTACTACGCCGAGCGCTACCGCGAGTGGGAGTTCCTCACCGACCACACCGCGCTCGTGGTGCTCGACCAGGCCGGGCACTTCTTCCTCCGCTACCGCGCGGAGGAGCTGGCGGAGATCCTCACCCGGGTGTACCCGGCCCTCGACGAACCCGGAGACCTGCACGTCTCGGCCCGGGGAGAGGACGCCGGCTGGGCCGTGCACGACACCCACCGGGCCACCGTGGACGAAAAGCCCGCGGTGCCGCCGAGCATGGCCCGGTTCGTCACGGTCACCGTCGGCCAGCTGGTCTCCTCGACCGGCTCGGCGCTGACGTCGTTCGCGGTGCCGATCTGGCTCTACACGAAGACCGGCTCGGTCACCGACCTCGGCCTGCTCTGGGCGCTGGCCCTGCTGTGCGGGGTGCTGGTGCTGCCGGTGGCGGGCGCGCTGGTCGACCGCGGCGACCGGCGCAAGATCATGATCGCGGCCAGCGCGATCGCCGGCGTCATCCAGCTCGCGCTGGCGCTCCTGCTGACCGCGGGGAACCTGCAGCTGTGGTTCCTCTACGTGCTGATCCCGCTCGGGTCGGTCGCCGGGTCGATCCAGCGGATCGCCTACCAGTCGTCGGTGGCGCAGCTGGTGCCGAAGCAGTACCTCGGCCACGCGATGGGCCTCGCCCAGCTGTCCAACGGCTTCGCGCAGCTGCTGATGCCGGTGATCGCGGCCGGGCTGCTGGCGGCGATCCAGCTGTCCGGGATCCTGGTCCTCGACATGGCGAGCTACCTGTTCGCCGTCGTCAGCCTGCTGTTCGTCCGGTTCCCCGACCTGCTGGGCTGGCGCCCGCGCGAGCCGCTGCTGACGGCGATCGCGGGCGGGCTGAAGTACTCGTGGAACCACCGCGGCTTCCGCACCATGCTGCTGTACTTCGCGCTGGCCAACGTCTTCCTGGCCCCCGCGCTGGTGCTTGTCTCGCCGCTGGTGCTGTCGTTCGGCACGGTCACCGACGTCGCCCAGGTCGCGCTGGCCGAGGCGGTCGGCGCGGTCGCCGGCGGCATCGGCATGGCGCTGTGGGGCGGTCCGCGCAAGCGGCGGATGGTCGGGGTCCTGTTCGGCAACGTCGGCATCGCGCTCGGCAGCCTGGTGATGGGCCTGCGCCCGTCGCTGGTCGTCGTCGCGGCCGGCGTGTTCCTGCTGGCCGCCGCGATGGCCGTCTCGCAGGGCATCTACGCGACGCTGGTGCAGGTCAAGGTGCCGCAGCGCTACCACGGCCGGGTGTTCGCGATCAACCAGACGATCACCTGGTCCACACTGCCGATCGGGTTCGCGGTGCTGGCGCCGCTGGCCGTCGGCTGGTTCTCGCCGCTGCTCGCGCCGGGCGGGGCGCTGTCCGGTTCGGCCGGGGCGGTGCTCGGCACCGGCGAAGGCCGTGGCGTCGGGCTCGCCTACGTCGTCTACGCGCTGATCCTGCTGCTGATCAACGCCGGCGGGTTCAGCGTGCGGCTGCTGCGCCGGTTCGACACCGAAGTCCCCGATTCGCTGCCGGACGACCTCGTCGGCGCCCAGGAACGGGAGCGGAAGCTCGCCGGAAAGGAGGCCACGTGA